The Bos indicus x Bos taurus breed Angus x Brahman F1 hybrid chromosome 25, Bos_hybrid_MaternalHap_v2.0, whole genome shotgun sequence genome has a window encoding:
- the ZNF789 gene encoding zinc finger protein 789 isoform X2 gives MARIQPHFGDQAMEAMFLPVPWKGLLSFEDVALYFTREEWDMLDWAQKALYRDVMLDNYRDVVSLDSEARFQTKELTPMENTSEDLMLWKMSALKQKTAKEPSEELCEYNELVDIYGFSLPATGDECCKDFLQSLNLIHSRRAQTWTQQGKYDEYGKPCHQRSQLLRHKRTLTNAKSYECHECGRAFQRQANFVRHQRLHSSENPFECDICGQAFKQKSTLIIHKQCHSQKKPYKCHDCGKCFRQMAYLVEHKRIHTKEKPYKCSKCERTFSQNSTLIRHQLIHSGEKPHKCTKCGKAFGRHSTLMSHQQIHSKQNAHKCSECGESFGRNVDLIQHQRIHTKEEFFECRECGKTFSFKANLHRHEVIHTGERPYRCDKCGKSFSWRTSFIKHQGTHREQVSA, from the exons GGGTTGCTGTCCTTTGAGGATGTGGCTCTGTACTTCACTAGGGAAGAGTGGGACATGCTGGACTGGGCTCAGAAGGCCCTCTACAGGGACGTGATGCTGGACAACTACAGAGACGTCGTCTCCTTGG ATTCGGAAGCCAGATTCCAGACGAAAGAGCTCACCCCAATGGAGAACACTTCTGAAGATTTAATGTTATGGAAGATGTCAGCACTAAAGCAGAAAACAGCCAAGGAGCCTTCAGAAGAGTTATGTGAATATAATGAACTTGTGGACATTTACGGATTTTCACTCCCTGCTACTGGTGATGAGTGCTGTAAGGACTTCCTTCAAAGCCTTAACCTTATTCACAGTCGGAGAGCTCAGACATGGACACAGCAGGGCAAATACGATGAGTACGGAAAACCCTGCCATCAGAGATCACAGCTTTTGAGGCATAAGAGAACTCTGACAAACGCAAAATCTTATGAATGCCACGAATGTGGAAGAGCCTTCCAGCGGCAGGCAAATTTTGTTCGACATCAAAGACTTCACAGTTCAGAGAATCCTTTTGAGTGTGACATATGTGGGCAGGCCTTCAAACAGAAGTCCACTCTGATCATCCACAAACAGTGTCACTCACAAAAAAAGCCATATAAATGTCACGACTGTGGAAAGTGTTTCCGTCAGATGGCATATCTCGTTGAACATAAGAGGATCCATACCAAAGAAAAACCCTATAAGTGCAGCAAATGTGAAAGAACGTTTAGTCAGAATTCAACGCTTATTCGACATCAGTTAATCCACAGTGGAGAGAAACCCCACAAGTGCACTAAATGTGGAAAAGCCTTTGGCCGGCACTCAACCCTTATGAGCCATCAACAGATTCACAGTAAACAGAATGCCCACAAATGCAGTGAATGTGGAGAATCCTTTGGTCGCAATGTCGATCTCATTCAGCATCAAAGGATCCACACAAAGGAGGAATTCTTTGAGTGTAGAGAATGTGGGAAAACCTTTAGCTTTAAGGCAAATCTTCATCGACATGAGGttattcatactggagagagaccCTACAGATGTGACAAATGTGGAAAGTCTTTCAGTTGGCGCACAAGCTTTATTAAGCATCAGGGTACCCACAGAGAGCAGGTATCTGCATGA
- the ZNF789 gene encoding zinc finger protein 789 isoform X1 translates to MARIQPHFGDQAMEAMFLPVPWKGLLSFEDVALYFTREEWDMLDWAQKALYRDVMLDNYRDVVSLGFQFPKPEVICQLEQWEEPWILDLPRAGTRKASGSACPDSEARFQTKELTPMENTSEDLMLWKMSALKQKTAKEPSEELCEYNELVDIYGFSLPATGDECCKDFLQSLNLIHSRRAQTWTQQGKYDEYGKPCHQRSQLLRHKRTLTNAKSYECHECGRAFQRQANFVRHQRLHSSENPFECDICGQAFKQKSTLIIHKQCHSQKKPYKCHDCGKCFRQMAYLVEHKRIHTKEKPYKCSKCERTFSQNSTLIRHQLIHSGEKPHKCTKCGKAFGRHSTLMSHQQIHSKQNAHKCSECGESFGRNVDLIQHQRIHTKEEFFECRECGKTFSFKANLHRHEVIHTGERPYRCDKCGKSFSWRTSFIKHQGTHREQVSA, encoded by the exons GGGTTGCTGTCCTTTGAGGATGTGGCTCTGTACTTCACTAGGGAAGAGTGGGACATGCTGGACTGGGCTCAGAAGGCCCTCTACAGGGACGTGATGCTGGACAACTACAGAGACGTCGTCTCCTTGG GATTTCAGTTTCCCAAACCTGAGGTGATCTGTCAGCTGGAACAGTGGGAAGAGCCGTGGATCCTGGATCTGCCGAGAGCGGGGACTAGGAAGGCTTCCGGTAGTGCCTGCCCAG ATTCGGAAGCCAGATTCCAGACGAAAGAGCTCACCCCAATGGAGAACACTTCTGAAGATTTAATGTTATGGAAGATGTCAGCACTAAAGCAGAAAACAGCCAAGGAGCCTTCAGAAGAGTTATGTGAATATAATGAACTTGTGGACATTTACGGATTTTCACTCCCTGCTACTGGTGATGAGTGCTGTAAGGACTTCCTTCAAAGCCTTAACCTTATTCACAGTCGGAGAGCTCAGACATGGACACAGCAGGGCAAATACGATGAGTACGGAAAACCCTGCCATCAGAGATCACAGCTTTTGAGGCATAAGAGAACTCTGACAAACGCAAAATCTTATGAATGCCACGAATGTGGAAGAGCCTTCCAGCGGCAGGCAAATTTTGTTCGACATCAAAGACTTCACAGTTCAGAGAATCCTTTTGAGTGTGACATATGTGGGCAGGCCTTCAAACAGAAGTCCACTCTGATCATCCACAAACAGTGTCACTCACAAAAAAAGCCATATAAATGTCACGACTGTGGAAAGTGTTTCCGTCAGATGGCATATCTCGTTGAACATAAGAGGATCCATACCAAAGAAAAACCCTATAAGTGCAGCAAATGTGAAAGAACGTTTAGTCAGAATTCAACGCTTATTCGACATCAGTTAATCCACAGTGGAGAGAAACCCCACAAGTGCACTAAATGTGGAAAAGCCTTTGGCCGGCACTCAACCCTTATGAGCCATCAACAGATTCACAGTAAACAGAATGCCCACAAATGCAGTGAATGTGGAGAATCCTTTGGTCGCAATGTCGATCTCATTCAGCATCAAAGGATCCACACAAAGGAGGAATTCTTTGAGTGTAGAGAATGTGGGAAAACCTTTAGCTTTAAGGCAAATCTTCATCGACATGAGGttattcatactggagagagaccCTACAGATGTGACAAATGTGGAAAGTCTTTCAGTTGGCGCACAAGCTTTATTAAGCATCAGGGTACCCACAGAGAGCAGGTATCTGCATGA